From the genome of Devriesea agamarum, one region includes:
- a CDS encoding MFS transporter: protein MTGHTSANAAACRGGYGALPKLSGTAFFPIAWIARLPAAMMPVAVMTLLVATTGSYTTAGYGSGSVGLGTAIGAPLLGLAVDRFGQRRVLVPIAVLACLGILATVILAVYRAPTIAICAACLIAGLANPQVGVMARSRWLHLAGTPTHNPGKRAGWYSRTVAAALGYESMADELSFVVGPVLVGTVSALAGDPAPLTLAAAATALFVIWFALHRTAPPSVRMHADAGSSQAPARDIFRLPVLSPVIGMACQGAYFGATLTAVTAMANATGDPGRAGILYGAMGLTSAVFALTLVRVPDRISLRTRWIVSAAVMTVGALMLPLAHGPITLMLCLALTGCGVGPAMVTMFATAGATSPAGRASLVMTLMSAAVVTGQALASPLTGRLADHGGYAAVAWVPALCGLLVALAAIFTRSHRSSQ from the coding sequence ATGACCGGCCACACCAGTGCGAACGCAGCAGCCTGTCGGGGAGGCTACGGAGCCCTACCCAAGTTGTCGGGCACCGCTTTTTTCCCCATTGCTTGGATTGCGCGCCTACCGGCAGCCATGATGCCCGTCGCGGTGATGACGCTGCTGGTTGCTACGACGGGCTCGTACACCACAGCGGGCTACGGTTCCGGTTCTGTCGGTCTAGGGACCGCAATTGGGGCCCCGCTGCTCGGTCTGGCCGTGGATCGTTTCGGTCAACGTCGTGTGTTGGTGCCCATTGCGGTGCTGGCGTGCCTTGGGATTCTTGCCACCGTGATCCTGGCGGTCTACCGGGCCCCGACCATCGCGATCTGCGCTGCCTGTTTAATCGCCGGACTCGCTAACCCTCAGGTCGGGGTGATGGCGAGGTCGCGTTGGCTGCATCTGGCTGGGACCCCTACACATAACCCCGGCAAACGCGCCGGGTGGTATTCGCGGACCGTCGCGGCCGCGCTCGGCTATGAGTCGATGGCCGACGAACTGAGCTTCGTGGTGGGCCCGGTTTTGGTGGGGACGGTTTCTGCTCTGGCTGGGGATCCCGCGCCGCTGACCTTAGCTGCTGCGGCGACTGCCTTGTTTGTGATTTGGTTTGCTCTGCACCGCACGGCCCCGCCGTCCGTGCGAATGCATGCAGACGCCGGCAGTTCCCAGGCCCCCGCCCGGGACATTTTTAGACTTCCTGTGCTGTCTCCCGTCATCGGGATGGCCTGTCAGGGTGCTTATTTCGGTGCCACTCTCACCGCGGTGACTGCCATGGCCAATGCCACCGGGGATCCCGGACGGGCCGGTATTTTGTATGGCGCGATGGGATTGACATCCGCGGTGTTCGCGCTGACCTTGGTGCGGGTACCCGACCGGATTAGTCTGCGCACTCGGTGGATCGTCTCCGCGGCGGTGATGACCGTCGGCGCACTCATGCTGCCGCTAGCCCATGGTCCGATCACGTTGATGCTGTGTCTCGCGCTCACGGGCTGCGGCGTGGGCCCGGCAATGGTGACGATGTTCGCGACCGCCGGTGCCACCTCCCCCGCCGGTCGAGCCAGTTTGGTGATGACCCTCATGTCTGCGGCTGTGGTGACGGGACAAGCCCTAGCTTCGCCGCTGACTGGACGTTTGGCGGACCATGGGGGCTACGCCGCGGTGGCGTGGGTTCCGGCGCTGTGCGGCTTGCTGGTGGCCTTGGCGGCCATCTTTACTCGCTCGCACCGTTCTTCGCAGTAA
- a CDS encoding alpha/beta hydrolase: MGVPQGFDPDVLGEGFSARPLSLGRDDEGELFATLVRYQPPSVSANSVCRPLTGVSVLYLHGWSDYFFQRHVAEFFSSLGAEFYALDLRKYGRSLRPGQTPTSVNSLDEYDEDIDAARAVIGRERRLLVVGHSTGGLIAALWAARHRDAVTGLVLNSPWLEFYLGSAGRSFMTPFVKARARIHSHATVTSRGFPFYARTVHRVYGGEWDYDRSLKPDGGYPLPARTLAAVLKGQRRLARGLDLTIPVLVLCSTRTRFGAWFHRDMRRADVVLSVKAIAARAPRLGRCVTTIRVEGARHDVFCSDLDARSAAFQAVRRWAVGAFGQR, encoded by the coding sequence ATGGGTGTGCCACAAGGATTCGACCCAGATGTGCTGGGTGAGGGTTTTTCAGCACGCCCGCTTTCTCTTGGAAGAGATGACGAGGGAGAGCTGTTCGCGACGCTAGTTCGCTACCAGCCTCCTTCTGTTTCTGCGAATTCGGTGTGCAGACCTTTAACGGGAGTCTCCGTTTTATATCTGCATGGCTGGTCCGACTATTTCTTCCAGCGTCACGTCGCGGAGTTTTTCAGCTCCCTAGGAGCTGAGTTCTACGCGTTGGATCTGCGCAAGTACGGGCGTAGCTTGAGGCCCGGGCAGACCCCAACGTCCGTGAATTCGCTGGATGAGTATGACGAGGACATTGATGCCGCTCGCGCCGTCATTGGACGCGAGCGGCGTCTTCTCGTTGTTGGACACTCCACCGGCGGCTTAATCGCAGCTCTATGGGCTGCGCGACATCGAGACGCGGTAACCGGGTTGGTTTTAAACTCGCCGTGGCTTGAGTTCTACCTGGGATCGGCGGGCCGATCGTTTATGACGCCCTTCGTCAAAGCCCGAGCCCGCATACATTCCCACGCCACCGTCACATCGCGCGGATTCCCGTTCTATGCCCGCACTGTGCATCGCGTCTACGGCGGGGAATGGGACTATGACCGGTCGCTGAAACCCGATGGCGGATACCCGCTGCCCGCGAGGACCCTGGCCGCAGTGCTCAAAGGCCAGCGTCGGCTCGCGCGCGGACTTGACCTCACTATTCCCGTGCTCGTTCTGTGCTCAACCCGGACCCGCTTCGGAGCCTGGTTTCATCGCGATATGCGCCGTGCCGATGTCGTTCTCAGCGTGAAAGCGATCGCTGCCCGTGCCCCGCGTCTAGGACGGTGCGTAACCACAATCAGGGTTGAGGGCGCGCGCCACGACGTATTCTGCTCCGACCTCGACGCCCGCTCGGCAGCGTTCCAGGCAGTGCGACGCTGGGCCGTAGGAGCCTTCGGGCAACGCTAA
- a CDS encoding BldC family transcriptional regulator yields the protein MTPEHETSEKLLTPAEVAQLFRVDPKTVTRWAQAGKLSSIRTLGGHRRYRQSEVESLLHENTEADGS from the coding sequence ATGACCCCCGAGCACGAGACTTCAGAGAAGCTACTTACGCCAGCCGAGGTCGCGCAGCTCTTCCGGGTCGACCCGAAGACGGTGACTAGGTGGGCGCAGGCGGGCAAGCTTTCGTCAATTCGCACCCTCGGCGGACATCGCCGTTACCGTCAGAGCGAGGTCGAGTCGCTGCTGCATGAGAATACCGAGGCTGACGGTTCCTGA
- a CDS encoding DUF3073 domain-containing protein, whose protein sequence is MGRGRQKAKQTKVARDLKYYSPPTDLTALQRELQGKSASSATEQYDDDEDYADEGQAVQSSRKR, encoded by the coding sequence ATGGGGCGTGGCCGGCAGAAAGCCAAGCAGACCAAGGTGGCACGGGACCTCAAGTACTACAGTCCCCCCACCGACCTCACCGCCCTGCAACGCGAGCTCCAGGGCAAGAGCGCATCCTCAGCAACCGAACAGTACGACGATGATGAGGATTACGCCGACGAGGGCCAGGCAGTGCAATCGAGCCGCAAACGCTGA